Proteins from a genomic interval of Nitrosomonas sp.:
- a CDS encoding SLC13 family permease, producing MSPELLNPLLVGLVILFLLIAFLREWTKPDIAVIVAVSVLLAMGQLDSKQILSVFSNSAPITISALFIISAALEKTGCVARLAQWIGKAAGQNERKLLAIIMAAAVLISPFINNTPVVMVMMPAVITMAIRLQASPSRFLIPLSYATIMGGMMTMVGTSTNILVDGVARDMGLAAFGIFEITMPAVVLGLIGCLFIYFLAPRVLPVRETLAQQFVGASDRAFMTELFVPEDSRLAGKTLTEAKLNQSGVSVLKIFRGDDIISDISMDTRLEGGDRLVVHSKGSVMMDLYSSDLVGLQGNSGHDLETLRRKGAIVIEAIVGPGSRYVQRPIRDLDLLARYGIHLIAVHRKDASIGDIMDDFQLQFGDVLLVEGTAVQIKRFCENGDLFALTDGKTAAPRQRKAPIALATIAGVMLLAAFKVMPIEALAIIGVAVVLVTGCVRSDEAYKAIEWPLIILIFGMLAISIAMRESGLADMMARSLLHLGEGLSPWWMLLVVIMLTSILTEMLSNNAVAVLMTPVVIGLAQHMGVDPRPFVVGVMFAASMSFATPIGYQTNTLVYSAGNYKFSDFARLGLPLNLLLGIGAAALIPFFWPL from the coding sequence TTGTCACCTGAATTATTGAATCCATTGCTGGTGGGACTGGTTATCCTGTTTCTGCTGATTGCTTTTTTACGCGAGTGGACCAAGCCGGATATTGCCGTCATCGTGGCGGTATCGGTACTGCTGGCGATGGGTCAGCTGGACAGCAAACAAATTCTGAGCGTATTCAGTAACAGTGCGCCGATTACCATTTCTGCCCTGTTTATCATCAGCGCTGCACTGGAAAAAACCGGATGCGTCGCGAGACTGGCGCAATGGATTGGCAAGGCCGCCGGGCAGAATGAGCGCAAGCTTCTGGCCATTATCATGGCGGCGGCGGTGTTGATCTCCCCATTCATCAACAATACGCCCGTGGTGATGGTGATGATGCCTGCAGTGATTACGATGGCTATCCGGCTGCAAGCCTCTCCTTCGCGTTTCCTGATTCCGCTATCGTATGCCACGATCATGGGTGGCATGATGACCATGGTGGGGACATCCACCAATATCCTGGTAGATGGGGTGGCGCGCGACATGGGACTGGCTGCTTTTGGCATTTTTGAAATCACGATGCCAGCAGTCGTACTGGGATTGATTGGCTGTCTATTCATCTACTTTCTGGCGCCCAGAGTATTGCCGGTTCGCGAAACCCTGGCGCAACAGTTTGTTGGCGCGAGTGATCGCGCCTTTATGACGGAATTATTCGTTCCAGAAGATTCGAGGCTTGCGGGCAAAACGCTGACTGAAGCAAAGCTGAATCAGAGCGGCGTGTCTGTCCTCAAGATATTCCGGGGAGACGATATTATTTCCGATATTTCCATGGATACCCGACTGGAAGGCGGTGATCGGCTGGTGGTACACAGCAAGGGCAGCGTAATGATGGATCTGTATTCATCCGATCTGGTTGGCCTGCAGGGAAATTCAGGTCATGATCTGGAAACCCTGCGCCGCAAGGGTGCGATCGTGATCGAAGCCATCGTCGGTCCCGGTTCGCGTTATGTGCAGCGCCCGATTCGCGATCTGGATTTATTGGCGCGCTATGGCATTCATCTGATCGCCGTGCATCGCAAGGATGCCAGTATCGGCGACATCATGGACGATTTTCAGTTGCAATTCGGTGACGTGCTGCTGGTGGAAGGCACTGCCGTGCAAATCAAACGATTCTGTGAAAATGGTGACCTGTTTGCATTGACCGATGGCAAAACAGCCGCGCCACGCCAGCGCAAGGCGCCGATTGCGCTGGCGACGATTGCGGGCGTGATGTTGCTGGCGGCTTTCAAGGTGATGCCAATCGAAGCGCTGGCCATCATCGGCGTGGCGGTGGTTCTGGTGACAGGTTGCGTGCGCTCGGATGAAGCCTATAAAGCGATCGAATGGCCGCTGATCATTCTTATTTTTGGCATGCTGGCCATCAGTATTGCCATGCGTGAATCAGGGCTGGCCGATATGATGGCGCGCAGTTTGCTGCATCTCGGCGAAGGATTAAGCCCGTGGTGGATGTTGCTGGTCGTGATCATGCTGACGTCGATACTGACCGAAATGCTGAGCAACAACGCGGTGGCGGTGCTGATGACACCCGTTGTCATTGGTCTCGCGCAGCACATGGGGGTGGACCCGCGTCCATTCGTGGTCGGAGTGATGTTCGCCGCCAGCATGAGTTTCGCCACTCCGATCGGCTATCAAACCAATACACTGGTCTACAGCGCGGGCAATTACAAATTCAGCGACTTTGCCCGGCTGGGGTTGCCGCTCAATCTGCTGCTGGGCATTGGCGCGGCGGCGCTGATACCGTTTTTCTGGCCGTTGTAA
- a CDS encoding PIN domain nuclease: protein MILIDTSIWIHVFRDKTWQYSQRFYDTIGEQDIVFTRFQQLELLQGCRDKREWGLLSEYLEGQDYIEMQPHTWQAAARIYYDLRKQGLTVRSPIDCCIAQVAMENHLLLIHNDRDFITINQLVPLKQKQWV, encoded by the coding sequence ATGATTCTGATTGATACGTCAATCTGGATTCATGTCTTTCGAGATAAAACCTGGCAGTATTCCCAACGTTTTTATGACACGATTGGTGAACAGGATATTGTTTTTACAAGGTTTCAGCAGCTGGAATTGCTGCAGGGTTGCCGGGATAAGCGCGAATGGGGTCTGCTCAGTGAATATCTTGAAGGACAGGATTATATTGAAATGCAACCGCATACCTGGCAGGCGGCGGCGAGAATCTATTACGATTTGCGTAAACAAGGCCTGACTGTTCGCAGTCCAATTGATTGCTGTATCGCCCAGGTCGCCATGGAGAATCATTTATTGCTGATACATAATGATCGAGACTTTATAACTATTAATCAACTCGTACCACTAAAACAAAAACAGTGGGTTTAA
- a CDS encoding type II toxin-antitoxin system VapB family antitoxin: MRTNIVLDETLVKEAITLTGIRTKRELIDVALRELIRSRRKKNMLDLAGKIQFADDYDHKQLRELRHDSD; the protein is encoded by the coding sequence ATGCGAACCAATATTGTTCTTGATGAAACTCTCGTAAAAGAGGCTATTACGTTGACAGGTATACGTACTAAACGTGAATTGATTGACGTGGCTTTACGTGAATTGATTCGATCCCGCCGTAAGAAAAACATGCTCGATCTTGCGGGTAAAATTCAGTTTGCTGATGATTATGATCACAAGCAACTGCGTGAGCTGCGGCATGATTCTGATTGA
- a CDS encoding transposase — MARLPRIVIPGYPHHVTQRGNRRAQTFFEDGDYELYVALLGEAARKAGTEIWCYCLMPNHVHIIIVPSDEDGLRRTFADAHRRYTGYINARLRVTGHLWQGRFGSVVMDEECLMHAVRYVSMNPVRAGLVGRAEAWRWSSVASHLSAQDNELVKVAPVLDRYGDFATFLAQENITEVYKRLRQSETTGRPLGSEDWIEKLAAMTGRELKAKKRGPKRIKGAS; from the coding sequence ATGGCTCGTTTACCTCGTATTGTCATTCCCGGCTATCCGCATCACGTGACACAACGTGGCAATCGCCGTGCTCAAACATTCTTTGAGGATGGCGACTACGAGCTTTATGTGGCATTGCTGGGGGAGGCAGCCCGAAAGGCCGGAACAGAGATTTGGTGTTACTGCCTGATGCCCAATCATGTGCATATCATTATCGTTCCTTCAGATGAAGATGGATTGCGCCGCACTTTTGCCGATGCACACCGGCGTTATACTGGATATATAAATGCCCGCCTGCGAGTGACAGGGCATTTATGGCAAGGGCGATTTGGCTCGGTTGTGATGGATGAGGAATGCCTGATGCATGCCGTGCGATACGTCTCGATGAACCCGGTTCGTGCCGGGTTGGTTGGACGGGCAGAAGCATGGCGCTGGTCAAGTGTTGCCAGTCATCTGTCAGCGCAGGACAACGAGTTAGTCAAGGTTGCGCCTGTGCTGGATCGTTATGGTGATTTCGCTACCTTTCTTGCTCAGGAAAATATTACCGAGGTATACAAAAGGCTTCGTCAGTCAGAAACAACGGGACGACCTTTGGGTTCGGAGGATTGGATCGAAAAGTTAGCGGCAATGACTGGCCGTGAACTTAAAGCGAAAAAACGTGGCCCCAAAAGAATAAAGGGTGCAAGTTAA
- a CDS encoding DUF2064 domain-containing protein, whose protein sequence is MKAILVLVCKRPRPGEGKQRLAAKLGITATCLVAQALLDCALEDALSWRGPVVIAPATKNDATWAAGLLATASHVTVCPQTQGNLGQRLNVLDETLRQRGMSPLIFIGSDAPLLSSADYAECLASLLDYQTALKPATDGGVVMMASHLPWPPLDKLPWSTDQLGKALLNCCRQFGQTVSTLSTGMDVDQPQDIARLCTQLKNDPRPARQRLLALVSTLTTNDDPGVCY, encoded by the coding sequence ATGAAAGCTATATTGGTACTGGTATGCAAGCGCCCACGGCCAGGTGAGGGTAAACAACGATTAGCGGCAAAGCTCGGAATAACAGCAACTTGCCTGGTTGCGCAAGCGTTATTGGACTGCGCTCTGGAAGATGCACTCTCTTGGCGAGGTCCGGTTGTTATCGCCCCAGCCACCAAAAATGATGCAACCTGGGCTGCAGGATTGCTTGCAACAGCCTCACATGTAACCGTCTGCCCACAAACACAAGGCAATCTTGGACAACGATTGAATGTACTGGATGAGACGCTGCGGCAGAGAGGAATGAGTCCATTGATTTTTATCGGAAGTGATGCTCCATTGTTGAGTAGTGCAGATTATGCCGAGTGCCTGGCATCCTTGCTGGATTACCAAACCGCCCTGAAACCAGCTACTGATGGAGGTGTCGTCATGATGGCGAGCCATCTGCCCTGGCCGCCACTCGACAAATTACCCTGGAGTACGGATCAGCTGGGTAAGGCCTTGCTGAATTGCTGCCGCCAGTTTGGACAAACCGTCAGTACGCTGTCAACCGGCATGGATGTCGATCAACCACAAGACATCGCAAGGCTATGCACACAACTAAAAAATGATCCACGACCTGCACGCCAACGACTGCTTGCACTGGTTAGCACGCTGACCACAAATGATGATCCAGGTGTTTGCTATTAG
- the pstC gene encoding phosphate ABC transporter permease subunit PstC, whose translation MKISAQNISNGNNVIPGSRRLRHNFRRHFKERIIESILFLAALFSVFITFAIVYMLVSESMVFFEHVSLREFLTDTQWTPLFDDAHYGILPLVSGTIVSSVVALAVALPFGTIIAIYLSEFAPFTVREIAKPFLELLGGIPTVVYGYFALLFVTPMLQFFFPGLPGFSLLSAGLVMGVMIIPYVSSMTEDAMRSVPMHLREGSYATGATRFQTAIKVVVPASLSGIAAAYILGISRAVGETMVVAIAAGMQPNLTWNPAEPAATITTYIVQVSLGDLPHGSIGYQTIFAAGLTLLLITLIFNILGHLLRKYYREVY comes from the coding sequence ATGAAGATTTCTGCACAGAATATAAGTAACGGGAATAATGTTATTCCTGGATCTAGAAGATTGCGGCATAACTTCAGGCGTCATTTTAAGGAACGGATTATTGAATCCATCTTGTTTCTAGCGGCGTTGTTTTCAGTTTTTATTACATTTGCGATCGTGTACATGCTGGTCAGCGAATCCATGGTTTTCTTCGAACACGTTTCACTACGTGAATTCTTGACGGATACTCAGTGGACACCACTTTTTGATGATGCACATTACGGTATTCTCCCGCTTGTTTCTGGAACAATCGTCAGTTCGGTTGTTGCTTTGGCTGTGGCACTTCCTTTTGGTACCATTATTGCAATTTATCTTTCTGAATTTGCTCCATTTACTGTACGGGAGATTGCAAAACCGTTTCTTGAGTTGCTTGGCGGCATTCCGACAGTTGTCTACGGTTATTTCGCCTTACTGTTTGTTACACCGATGCTGCAGTTCTTTTTTCCTGGTTTGCCGGGCTTCAGCTTGCTTTCTGCCGGACTGGTGATGGGTGTCATGATTATTCCGTATGTAAGTTCAATGACTGAGGATGCTATGCGCTCAGTACCCATGCATTTGCGGGAGGGGTCTTATGCTACCGGAGCAACACGATTTCAAACAGCGATCAAGGTTGTTGTACCCGCTTCGTTATCCGGTATTGCTGCGGCTTACATACTTGGGATCTCGCGTGCGGTGGGTGAAACCATGGTAGTTGCCATAGCGGCGGGGATGCAACCCAATTTGACTTGGAATCCTGCGGAACCTGCTGCCACCATTACTACATACATTGTTCAGGTAAGCCTGGGTGATTTGCCACATGGTAGTATTGGCTATCAAACCATTTTTGCTGCTGGTTTGACGTTGTTATTGATAACCTTGATATTCAATATCCTTGGGCATTTGCTGCGTAAATATTATCGGGAAGTGTATTAA
- the pstA gene encoding phosphate ABC transporter permease PstA: MNYDKNLAEIRTMIARHRRWDRLFLITGIVALMIAMLVFLALIIGMVIDGAPRLAMDFFTSFPSRRPEAAGILSAWVGTTLVMLVTAVAAVPLGISAGVYLEEYAPKNLLTEIIEINVTNLAGVPSIIYGLLALGLFVYQLGLGQSILAAGLTLALLILPVVIVATREAIRSIPVSIREGAYAMGATKWQTVSDHILPYSSAGILTGIIIGLARAIGETAPIITIGALTFIAFLPESPIQSEFPFLSFEWLMAPFTVMPIQMFNWVSRPEEAFQLNAAAAGLVLVVMTLAMNGLAIYLRYNLRKKIKW, encoded by the coding sequence ATGAATTACGATAAAAATTTGGCTGAAATCCGGACAATGATTGCCCGGCACCGGCGCTGGGACAGGTTATTTCTGATAACGGGTATTGTCGCGTTAATGATTGCGATGCTGGTTTTTCTTGCGCTTATTATTGGCATGGTAATCGATGGTGCGCCGCGTCTAGCAATGGATTTCTTCACTTCGTTTCCATCGCGTCGGCCTGAAGCTGCCGGTATTTTGTCTGCGTGGGTCGGTACCACACTGGTCATGCTGGTCACGGCAGTTGCTGCTGTGCCACTGGGTATTTCGGCTGGTGTTTATCTTGAAGAATATGCACCAAAAAATTTACTGACCGAAATTATTGAGATCAACGTCACCAACCTCGCAGGTGTGCCATCGATCATTTACGGTTTGCTTGCACTTGGGTTGTTTGTGTATCAACTTGGTTTGGGACAGAGTATTCTCGCCGCTGGTCTAACGCTTGCGTTGCTGATTCTGCCGGTTGTAATTGTTGCCACGCGAGAGGCTATCCGGTCCATTCCAGTTTCTATCCGAGAGGGGGCTTATGCGATGGGTGCAACTAAATGGCAAACCGTCTCTGATCATATATTGCCCTATTCTTCAGCTGGCATATTGACCGGTATTATTATCGGACTTGCGCGCGCGATCGGAGAAACCGCTCCTATTATTACGATTGGTGCGTTGACATTCATCGCTTTTTTACCTGAGTCACCGATACAGAGCGAATTTCCTTTTCTGTCTTTCGAGTGGTTGATGGCACCTTTTACTGTTATGCCGATTCAGATGTTCAACTGGGTTTCGAGACCTGAAGAAGCTTTTCAACTTAATGCGGCTGCAGCTGGTTTAGTACTTGTCGTCATGACGCTGGCCATGAATGGGCTGGCCATTTATTTACGTTACAACCTTCGAAAAAAAATCAAATGGTAA
- the pstB gene encoding phosphate ABC transporter ATP-binding protein: MVNLTQATRLGSSIAPANKPVTDKCVVKNLNFFYGELQALKSISMTVYEKQVTALIGPSGCGKSTFLRCFNRMHDLYPGNRYDGEIILHPDNENILSPAVDPIEVRMRIGMVFQKPNPFPKSIFENVAYGLRIRGVSNRAILEERVETALRNAALWEEVKDRLNDLAFNLSGGQQQRLCIARALATDPELLLFDEPTSALDPAATASIEELITDLKSKVTILIVTHNMQQAARVSDFTAYMYVGELIEFGVTDTIFIKPKHKQTEDYITGRFG, translated from the coding sequence ATGGTAAACCTCACGCAGGCCACTAGATTGGGTAGCTCCATTGCGCCAGCTAACAAGCCAGTTACTGACAAGTGTGTCGTAAAAAATCTTAATTTTTTTTATGGTGAGCTGCAGGCGCTGAAATCGATCAGTATGACAGTCTACGAAAAGCAGGTAACCGCACTCATTGGCCCATCTGGCTGTGGCAAATCTACCTTTTTGCGGTGTTTTAACCGGATGCATGATCTTTATCCCGGCAATCGCTATGATGGAGAAATTATCCTGCATCCGGACAACGAAAATATTCTTTCCCCTGCAGTAGATCCGATTGAGGTCAGAATGCGCATCGGCATGGTTTTTCAAAAGCCCAATCCATTTCCAAAATCTATTTTTGAAAATGTAGCTTATGGTCTTCGTATCCGTGGTGTCAGTAACCGTGCGATTCTGGAAGAAAGAGTCGAGACCGCGCTGCGCAATGCTGCGTTGTGGGAGGAAGTGAAAGATCGGCTGAATGATCTTGCCTTTAATCTGTCCGGTGGACAACAGCAGCGACTATGTATTGCACGTGCACTGGCTACTGATCCGGAGTTACTGTTGTTCGATGAGCCTACTTCTGCGCTCGATCCAGCCGCAACTGCCAGTATTGAAGAATTGATTACTGATCTTAAAAGCAAGGTGACGATTCTGATCGTTACCCATAACATGCAGCAGGCGGCAAGAGTTTCTGATTTTACCGCCTATATGTACGTTGGCGAGCTGATCGAGTTTGGTGTTACTGATACTATCTTTATCAAACCTAAACATAAACAGACTGAGGATTACATTACGGGTCGGTTTGGCTAG